A window from Sinorhizobium fredii encodes these proteins:
- a CDS encoding ABC transporter ATP-binding protein, which translates to MASIDIANIQKSYGVHPVLHDVDLKIRDGEFVVLVGPSGCGKSTLLRMIAGLESVTGGEIRIAGKRVNELAPKDRDIAMVFQSYALYPHMSVARNMSYSLRLRKTPKERIATVVTGAAAKLGLEPLLERRPKALSGGQRQRVAMGRAIVRQPKAFLFDEPLSNLDARLREQMRAEIKKLHKDLGATSIYVTHDQIEAMTLADRIVAMNAGVVQQVGSPLDLYDRPANLFVAGFIGSPGMNFFEGTCRAADGPLFEIAGDIGIPLDASPPLANNARATLGIRPEHIVLAGHGPETLLAAVDLVEPTGFGIILHLSLGRAGFKVFTNDRSFLTASGTIPVHFPAHSLHFFDSEGTRV; encoded by the coding sequence ATGGCTTCCATCGACATCGCCAATATCCAGAAATCCTACGGCGTCCACCCGGTGCTGCACGACGTCGACCTCAAGATCCGCGACGGCGAATTCGTCGTCCTCGTCGGCCCGTCCGGCTGCGGCAAGTCGACCTTGCTGCGGATGATCGCCGGGCTTGAAAGCGTCACCGGCGGCGAGATCCGCATTGCCGGCAAGCGGGTGAACGAGCTCGCACCAAAGGACCGCGACATTGCCATGGTGTTTCAGTCCTACGCGCTCTATCCGCACATGTCGGTCGCCCGGAACATGAGTTACAGCCTGAGGCTTCGCAAGACGCCGAAGGAGAGGATCGCAACCGTGGTGACCGGTGCCGCCGCCAAGCTTGGCCTCGAGCCGCTGCTGGAGCGTCGGCCGAAAGCGCTTTCCGGCGGTCAGCGCCAGCGCGTCGCCATGGGCCGCGCCATCGTGCGCCAGCCGAAGGCCTTCCTCTTCGACGAGCCGCTCTCCAATCTCGACGCACGGCTGCGCGAGCAGATGCGCGCCGAAATCAAGAAGCTGCACAAGGATCTCGGCGCCACCTCGATCTACGTGACGCATGACCAGATCGAGGCGATGACGCTCGCCGACCGGATCGTCGCCATGAATGCCGGCGTCGTCCAGCAGGTCGGCAGTCCGCTGGACCTCTACGACCGTCCCGCCAATCTCTTCGTTGCCGGCTTCATCGGATCGCCCGGCATGAACTTTTTCGAGGGCACCTGTCGCGCTGCCGACGGGCCGCTGTTCGAAATCGCCGGAGACATCGGAATTCCCCTCGACGCATCTCCCCCGCTTGCGAACAACGCCAGGGCGACGCTCGGCATCCGCCCGGAGCACATCGTGCTTGCCGGCCATGGACCGGAGACGCTGCTCGCCGCCGTCGACCTCGTCGAGCCGACCGGCTTCGGCATCATCCTGCACCTCTCGCTCGGGCGGGCGGGCTTTAAGGTCTTCACCAACGATCGCTCCTTCCTGACCGCCTCCGGCACCATCCCCGTCCACTTCCCGGCGCACAGCCTGCACTTCTTCGACAGCGAGGGGACCCGCGTCTGA
- a CDS encoding c-type cytochrome yields MRIAVVALSFSALLLCPTAGQAQEGDAEAGATVFKKCSACHVVDKDQNRVGPSLMGVIGRTAGTHANFKYSKAMVDAGKNGLVWDEAALNEYLRDPKAKVKGTKMVFPGLKKDDEIANVIAYLKQHPK; encoded by the coding sequence ATGCGAATTGCAGTTGTTGCCCTGTCTTTTTCGGCACTCCTTCTCTGTCCGACCGCCGGACAGGCGCAGGAGGGCGACGCCGAGGCCGGCGCCACCGTCTTCAAGAAATGCTCCGCCTGCCACGTCGTGGACAAGGATCAGAATAGGGTCGGGCCATCGCTCATGGGCGTCATCGGCCGAACCGCCGGAACTCATGCGAACTTCAAATATTCGAAAGCCATGGTCGATGCGGGCAAGAACGGGCTCGTCTGGGACGAGGCGGCGCTGAATGAGTATCTCCGAGATCCCAAAGCCAAGGTCAAAGGCACCAAGATGGTCTTCCCCGGCCTCAAGAAGGACGATGAGATCGCCAATGTGATCGCCTATCTCAAGCAACACCCCAAATAG